Proteins encoded by one window of Anaeromyxobacter sp.:
- a CDS encoding Rrf2 family transcriptional regulator produces MQHVLRISRKIDYGLRAMIYLSSIPLESVVPFREIARQMDVPEDFLAKILKTLVDQGLVKSTRGPHGGYALARTPGEISFLDVIEAVEGPVALNVCLDGEDACGHTSACTMVSVWRMGQERMLDVYRQSKLADLAFQARADGQVGLVQLHPPEAPRP; encoded by the coding sequence ATGCAGCACGTACTCCGGATCTCCCGCAAGATCGATTACGGCCTGCGGGCCATGATCTACCTCTCTTCCATCCCGCTGGAGTCGGTGGTCCCCTTCCGGGAGATCGCACGCCAGATGGACGTACCGGAGGACTTCCTGGCCAAGATCCTCAAGACCCTGGTGGACCAGGGGCTGGTGAAGTCGACGCGCGGGCCGCACGGCGGCTACGCGCTGGCCCGCACCCCGGGGGAGATCAGCTTCCTCGACGTCATCGAGGCGGTGGAGGGGCCGGTGGCCCTCAACGTCTGCCTCGATGGCGAGGACGCCTGCGGCCACACCTCGGCCTGCACCATGGTGAGCGTCTGGCGCATGGGCCAGGAGCGGATGCTGGACGTCTACCGGCAGTCGAAGCTGGCCGACCTGGCCTTCCAGGCCCGGGCCGACGGCCAGGTGGGGCTGGTACAGCTGCACCCGCCCGAGGCGCCGCGCCCCTGA
- the kdpF gene encoding K(+)-transporting ATPase subunit F → MTFDHALGLAAAVLLFAYLGYALVRPEKF, encoded by the coding sequence ATGACCTTCGACCACGCCCTCGGCCTCGCCGCCGCGGTCCTGCTGTTCGCCTACCTCGGGTACGCGCTGGTGCGCCCCGAGAAGTTCTAG
- a CDS encoding deoxyhypusine synthase family protein, whose amino-acid sequence MATTSELPVLEFVLKNYKNFNARATRDALLAYWRHVQGGGKMFWAVAGAMSSAQLGITLAPAIRAGLVHGLSVTGANLEESLFRLVAHDGYKDFPDYRYFTKADDTRILDDRMRRVTDTSIPEDEAFRAVEKFIVPMWTKATKQKARRFWHEYFYELIQALPRELHQGKASESWLLAAARKRLPIVVPGHEDSTFGNIFASHVKTGECSPLIVKSGIEYMAEWYDQYKKLSRGKGVGFFQIGGGIAGDFPICVVPSIKYDLQEPVKPWAYFCQISDSTTSYGSYSGATPNEKITWDKLTQDTPMFVVESDATIVAPLMLSALLEAKAHPAEADALIARWMK is encoded by the coding sequence ATGGCGACCACCTCCGAGCTGCCCGTCCTCGAGTTCGTCCTCAAGAACTACAAGAACTTCAACGCCCGCGCCACGCGCGACGCGCTGCTGGCCTACTGGCGGCACGTGCAGGGCGGCGGCAAGATGTTCTGGGCGGTGGCGGGGGCCATGAGCTCGGCCCAGCTCGGCATCACGCTGGCCCCGGCCATCCGCGCCGGCCTGGTCCACGGCCTGTCGGTGACCGGCGCCAACCTGGAGGAGTCGCTCTTCCGGCTGGTGGCGCACGACGGCTACAAGGACTTCCCCGACTACCGCTACTTCACCAAGGCGGACGACACCCGCATCCTCGACGACCGGATGCGGCGGGTGACCGACACCTCCATCCCGGAGGACGAGGCCTTCCGCGCGGTGGAGAAGTTCATCGTCCCCATGTGGACCAAGGCCACCAAGCAGAAGGCGCGCCGCTTCTGGCACGAGTACTTCTACGAGCTCATCCAGGCGCTGCCCAGGGAGCTCCACCAGGGCAAGGCCAGCGAGAGCTGGCTGCTGGCGGCGGCCAGGAAGCGGCTGCCCATCGTGGTCCCGGGCCACGAGGACTCCACCTTCGGCAACATCTTCGCCAGCCACGTCAAGACCGGCGAGTGCAGCCCGCTGATCGTCAAGTCGGGCATCGAGTACATGGCCGAGTGGTACGACCAGTACAAGAAGCTCTCCCGCGGCAAGGGCGTCGGCTTCTTCCAGATCGGCGGCGGCATCGCCGGCGACTTCCCCATCTGCGTGGTGCCCTCCATCAAGTACGACCTGCAGGAGCCGGTGAAGCCCTGGGCCTACTTCTGCCAGATCTCGGACTCCACCACGTCCTACGGCTCCTACTCGGGGGCCACGCCCAACGAGAAGATCACCTGGGACAAGCTCACCCAGGACACGCCCATGTTCGTGGTGGAGTCGGACGCCACCATCGTGGCGCCGCTCATGCTGAGCGCCCTGCTGGAGGCCAAGGCGCACCCGGCCGAGGCCGACGCGCTCATCGCGCGGTGGATGAAGTAG
- a CDS encoding PHP domain-containing protein, translating into MSAPGRIDLHSHSLASDGQYPAAEVAVLARRAGLGTWALCDHDTVAGLASGAAAAAREGLRFVPGIELSAFLERREIHLLGHFVDPAHPALVAFEDFLAVHRRERVRQIVVRLAALGVSVTEEAIERHSGGKTIGRPHVARAIVETGAVATVREAFDRWLGEGQPAYVQRYRLEAADAVALVRGAGGTVTIAHPGVSKLEVAEVARLAEAGVSGIEVIHPDQNPSVRDKYARAAAASGLVMTAGSDYHGPDVTPDRQLGMVTMDQAALAALEARRP; encoded by the coding sequence ATGAGCGCACCTGGCCGCATCGACCTGCACAGCCACTCGCTGGCCTCGGACGGGCAGTACCCGGCCGCGGAGGTGGCGGTGCTGGCGCGGCGGGCCGGCCTGGGCACCTGGGCGCTGTGTGACCACGACACGGTGGCGGGGCTGGCGTCCGGCGCGGCGGCGGCGGCGCGCGAGGGGCTGCGCTTCGTCCCCGGCATCGAGCTCTCGGCCTTCCTGGAGCGGCGCGAGATCCACCTGCTGGGCCACTTCGTGGACCCGGCCCACCCGGCCCTGGTGGCCTTCGAGGACTTCCTGGCGGTGCACCGGCGCGAGCGGGTGCGGCAGATCGTGGTGCGGCTGGCGGCCCTGGGCGTGTCGGTCACCGAGGAGGCCATCGAGCGCCACTCGGGCGGCAAGACCATCGGCCGCCCGCACGTGGCGCGGGCCATCGTGGAGACCGGGGCGGTGGCCACGGTCCGCGAGGCATTCGACCGCTGGCTCGGGGAGGGGCAGCCGGCCTACGTGCAGCGCTACCGGCTGGAGGCGGCCGACGCGGTGGCGCTGGTGCGAGGGGCCGGCGGCACGGTCACCATCGCCCACCCGGGCGTGTCGAAGCTGGAGGTGGCCGAGGTGGCCCGCCTGGCCGAGGCCGGGGTCTCCGGCATCGAGGTCATCCACCCCGACCAGAACCCCTCGGTGCGCGACAAGTACGCCCGCGCCGCGGCCGCCAGCGGCCTGGTCATGACGGCCGGCTCCGACTACCACGGCCCGGACGTCACGCCGGATCGCCAGCTCGGCATGGTCACCATGGACCAGGCGGCGCTGGCGGCGCTGGAGGCGCGGCGGCCGTAG
- a CDS encoding deoxyguanosinetriphosphate triphosphohydrolase, which produces MPPTIRAMLEDLEARTFHPRAALSAGTRGRERPDPEDDMRPAYQRDRDRLLHCKSFRRLKGKTQVFLAPTGDHYRNRLTHTLEVAQVGRSIARALRLNEMLVEAMVMGHDLGHTPFGHAGERVLSEVVAGGFHHVTQSVRVVEVLEKDGAGLNLTIEVRDGILRHSKGKGGVLMRGSGPKAMTLEAEIVRLADVIAYVNHDLDDAVRAGLLTEAEVPPDIRATLGGRHSERLATLIRDVIVHSDLDGGGHIELSPGVHQALLALRDFLYARVYENPVVHEEFVKAQRILKDLHHWCLEDAARLRATYGVAPRPGETQERAVTDFLSGMTDRFALATWEALYVPRPWAIV; this is translated from the coding sequence ATGCCCCCGACCATCCGCGCCATGCTGGAGGACCTGGAGGCCCGCACCTTCCACCCGCGCGCCGCGCTGTCGGCCGGGACCCGGGGGCGCGAGCGGCCCGACCCCGAGGACGACATGCGCCCCGCCTACCAGCGGGACCGCGACCGGCTGCTGCACTGCAAGTCCTTCCGGCGCCTCAAGGGCAAGACCCAGGTCTTCCTGGCCCCCACCGGCGACCACTACCGCAACCGGCTGACCCACACCCTGGAGGTGGCGCAGGTGGGCCGCTCCATCGCGCGGGCGCTCCGCCTCAACGAGATGCTGGTGGAGGCCATGGTGATGGGCCACGACCTGGGCCACACCCCCTTCGGCCACGCCGGCGAGCGGGTGCTCTCCGAGGTGGTGGCCGGCGGCTTCCACCACGTCACCCAGTCGGTGCGGGTGGTGGAGGTGCTGGAGAAGGACGGGGCCGGGCTCAACCTGACCATCGAGGTGCGCGACGGCATCCTGCGCCACTCCAAGGGCAAGGGCGGGGTGCTGATGCGCGGCAGCGGGCCCAAGGCCATGACCCTGGAGGCCGAGATCGTGCGCCTGGCCGACGTCATCGCCTACGTCAACCACGACCTCGACGACGCGGTGCGGGCCGGGCTGCTCACCGAGGCCGAGGTGCCGCCCGACATCCGCGCCACCCTGGGCGGCCGCCACTCCGAGCGGCTGGCCACCCTTATCCGCGACGTCATCGTCCACTCCGACCTGGACGGCGGGGGGCACATCGAGCTGTCGCCCGGCGTGCACCAGGCCCTGCTGGCGCTGCGCGACTTCCTCTACGCCCGCGTCTACGAGAACCCGGTGGTGCACGAGGAGTTCGTCAAGGCCCAGCGCATCCTCAAGGACCTGCACCACTGGTGCCTGGAGGACGCGGCGCGCCTGCGGGCCACCTACGGGGTGGCGCCGCGGCCCGGCGAGACGCAGGAGCGGGCCGTCACCGACTTCCTCTCCGGCATGACCGATCGCTTCGCGCTGGCCACCTGGGAGGCGCTCTACGTGCCGCGCCCCTGGGCCATCGTCTGA
- the dnaK gene encoding molecular chaperone DnaK, whose amino-acid sequence MSDDIAVGIDLGTSYSCVAVADGGSPRVVPNEWGERTHASVVSFLDDGHVLVGNDAKKNIITNAENTVYSAKRLIGRFYFSDEVKKAQAVMPYGIVEGANNSVRIQVRDRLLAVPEISALVLKEMKAVAETHLGREVKKAVVTCPAYFNDNQRQATKDAGRIAGLEVLRIINEPTAAALAYGFGKDISQKICVYDLGGGTFDVSILEIGKDVFEVLSTAGDTYLGGDDFDDRIMGWLADGFLQAHGLDLRQNKFCLQMLKEAGERAKIEVGRDGVAEIHVPGICQSPEGQVLDLRQRLQADQFNRMVMDLVQRTFKVCDEALQSARLTASDVDAVILVGGPTRLPIIRSSVRHYFQREPLTDVDPDEVVAMGAAIQAAALLSTSAAEFGQASYLLDVTPLSLRVGTVGGFSERIIDKNTPIPIEKSKTFTTSRDGQDRVKIRVYQGESSRVEGCELLGEFEFTGFRIGYRGEVQIQVTFEIDSNGIVNVAATDLETGQKTSTIISLSSGLSEQDIKKAMDDNAGMELAERQA is encoded by the coding sequence ATGAGCGACGACATCGCAGTCGGCATCGACCTCGGAACCAGCTACTCGTGCGTGGCCGTCGCGGACGGCGGATCGCCGCGGGTGGTCCCCAACGAGTGGGGCGAGCGCACCCACGCCTCGGTGGTGAGCTTCCTGGACGACGGCCACGTGCTGGTCGGCAACGACGCCAAGAAGAACATCATCACCAACGCGGAGAACACCGTCTACTCGGCCAAGCGGCTCATCGGCCGCTTCTACTTCTCCGACGAGGTGAAGAAGGCCCAGGCGGTCATGCCCTACGGCATCGTCGAGGGGGCCAACAACTCGGTGCGCATCCAGGTGCGCGACCGGCTCCTGGCGGTGCCCGAGATCTCGGCGCTGGTGCTCAAGGAGATGAAGGCGGTGGCCGAGACCCACCTCGGGCGCGAGGTGAAGAAGGCGGTGGTCACCTGCCCGGCCTACTTCAACGACAACCAGCGGCAGGCCACCAAGGACGCCGGGCGCATCGCCGGCCTGGAGGTGCTGCGCATCATCAACGAGCCCACCGCGGCGGCGCTGGCCTACGGCTTCGGCAAGGACATCTCCCAGAAGATCTGCGTCTACGACCTGGGCGGCGGCACCTTCGACGTCTCCATCCTGGAGATCGGCAAGGACGTCTTCGAGGTGCTCTCCACCGCCGGCGACACCTACCTGGGCGGCGACGACTTCGACGACCGCATCATGGGGTGGCTGGCCGACGGGTTCCTGCAGGCGCACGGCCTGGACCTGCGCCAGAACAAGTTCTGCCTGCAGATGCTCAAGGAGGCCGGCGAGCGGGCCAAGATCGAGGTGGGCCGCGACGGGGTGGCCGAGATCCACGTGCCCGGCATCTGCCAGTCGCCCGAGGGCCAGGTGCTGGACCTCCGGCAGCGCCTGCAGGCGGACCAGTTCAACCGCATGGTGATGGACCTGGTGCAGCGCACCTTCAAGGTGTGCGACGAGGCGCTCCAGTCGGCGCGGCTGACCGCCTCGGACGTGGACGCCGTCATCCTGGTGGGCGGCCCGACCCGGCTGCCCATCATCCGCAGCTCGGTGCGCCACTACTTCCAGCGGGAGCCGCTCACCGACGTGGATCCCGACGAGGTGGTGGCCATGGGCGCCGCCATCCAGGCGGCCGCCCTGCTCTCCACCAGCGCCGCCGAGTTCGGCCAGGCCAGCTACCTGCTGGACGTCACGCCGCTCTCGCTGCGGGTGGGCACGGTGGGTGGCTTCTCCGAGCGGATCATCGACAAGAACACCCCCATCCCCATCGAGAAGTCGAAGACCTTCACCACCAGCCGCGACGGGCAGGACCGGGTCAAGATCCGCGTCTACCAGGGCGAGTCGAGCCGGGTGGAGGGCTGCGAGCTGCTCGGCGAGTTCGAGTTCACCGGCTTCCGCATCGGCTACCGCGGCGAGGTGCAGATCCAGGTGACCTTCGAGATCGACTCGAACGGCATCGTCAACGTGGCGGCCACCGACCTGGAGACCGGGCAGAAGACCTCCACCATCATCAGCCTCTCCTCCGGCCTGTCCGAGCAGGACATCAAGAAGGCCATGGACGACAACGCCGGCATGGAGCTGGCCGAGCGCCAGGCCTGA
- a CDS encoding CvpA family protein — MSPATLDLIILGLLLLFAVAGAISGALRQLVQVAAVVAGWLAARHLAPWLVPRLLGGGPPPWQRSALAVGCFLAGAALVGLVGALVARRLHGPGGSPGALDRGLGALLGGAKAGLVAWVLLSALALAGGPLVLGPLRLDTRGSDFGSLAARHNLLSAAAPEQARALQRLLEATRDPAARRRLLERDPGIRRLLDDPRFQALVERPGWGDEPLPLTDPELKTLLERLEPE; from the coding sequence GTGAGCCCGGCCACCCTCGACCTGATCATCCTGGGCCTGCTGCTGCTCTTCGCGGTGGCGGGGGCCATCTCGGGCGCGCTGCGGCAGCTGGTGCAGGTGGCGGCGGTGGTGGCCGGCTGGCTGGCGGCGCGCCACCTGGCCCCCTGGCTGGTCCCCCGGCTCCTCGGCGGCGGGCCGCCGCCCTGGCAGCGCTCGGCCCTGGCGGTGGGCTGCTTCCTGGCCGGCGCCGCGCTGGTCGGCCTGGTGGGCGCCCTGGTGGCGCGCCGGCTGCACGGGCCCGGCGGCTCCCCCGGCGCGCTGGACCGCGGCCTCGGCGCCCTCCTGGGCGGGGCCAAGGCCGGGCTGGTGGCCTGGGTGCTCCTGTCGGCGCTGGCGCTGGCCGGCGGCCCGCTGGTGCTGGGGCCGCTGCGCCTCGACACCCGCGGCTCCGACTTCGGCTCGCTGGCGGCCCGCCACAACCTGCTCAGCGCCGCGGCGCCCGAGCAGGCCAGGGCGCTGCAGCGGCTGCTCGAGGCCACCCGCGACCCGGCGGCGCGGCGGCGGCTGCTGGAGCGCGATCCCGGCATCCGGCGCCTGCTCGACGACCCCCGGTTCCAGGCGCTGGTGGAGCGCCCGGGCTGGGGCGACGAGCCGCTGCCGCTCACCGACCCGGAGCTGAAGACCCTGCTGGAGCGGCTGGAGCCGGAGTAG
- a CDS encoding CPBP family intramembrane metalloprotease — MPLPSPPPPRPDAAPPWAGQAGPPPERTGALLRTWALAVAGLGAARLVSLADPTGLVGANLAGVAAFLFVWLPDRRLRARGEDWEAYGAPLHGLGDGRTWRAAGRGLWQGLLTCALVFPLFAVGFWLFAEALPGLSPGLRGLLAPYAGAPRLAFRLPDRLPLLVLTQLLVVALPEELFYRGWLQTSLARAAPGAGITVLGARLGRGFLLTQVLFALGHLVTLQPWRVGTFFPGLLFGWLRERTGGIWAPVVVHALSNLFLATLERSFYA; from the coding sequence GTGCCCCTGCCCAGCCCACCGCCGCCCCGGCCGGACGCCGCGCCGCCCTGGGCCGGCCAGGCGGGGCCGCCGCCCGAGCGCACCGGCGCGCTGCTGCGCACCTGGGCGCTGGCGGTGGCCGGCCTGGGCGCGGCGCGGCTGGTCTCCCTGGCCGATCCCACCGGCCTGGTCGGCGCCAACCTGGCCGGGGTGGCCGCCTTCCTCTTCGTCTGGCTGCCGGACCGCCGCCTGCGCGCCCGCGGCGAGGACTGGGAGGCCTACGGCGCCCCGCTGCACGGCCTGGGCGACGGGCGCACCTGGCGCGCCGCCGGGCGCGGCCTCTGGCAGGGGCTCCTCACCTGCGCCCTGGTCTTCCCGCTCTTCGCGGTGGGCTTCTGGCTCTTCGCCGAGGCCCTGCCCGGCCTCTCCCCCGGGCTGCGGGGGCTGCTGGCGCCCTACGCCGGCGCGCCGCGCCTCGCCTTCCGGCTGCCCGACCGGCTGCCGCTGCTGGTGCTGACGCAGCTGCTGGTGGTGGCGCTGCCCGAGGAGCTCTTCTACCGCGGCTGGCTGCAGACCAGCCTGGCGCGGGCCGCGCCGGGCGCCGGGATCACGGTGCTGGGGGCGCGCCTGGGGCGCGGCTTCCTGCTCACCCAGGTGCTCTTCGCGCTCGGCCACCTGGTGACCCTGCAGCCCTGGCGCGTCGGCACCTTCTTCCCCGGCCTGCTCTTCGGCTGGCTGCGGGAGCGGACCGGCGGGATCTGGGCGCCGGTGGTGGTGCACGCGCTCTCCAACCTCTTCCTGGCCACGCTGGAGCGCTCCTTCTACGCCTGA
- a CDS encoding DnaJ domain-containing protein produces the protein MDAQFLIEVETLAAVLDQLDYYGVLKLQQGAGAADVKAAYYRESRAYHPDRFAAVESAELRDLIGRIYRRINEAYTVLRDDQKRVRYLADVSGPDRARKLRFTEAEESAASADQKKKLEEQFGQTPNGRKFFATAMLEVQAGRWEAAERALKSALMYEAANPKFKEQLAAVQGELERSRVKGDYRIK, from the coding sequence GTGGACGCGCAGTTCCTCATCGAGGTCGAGACGCTGGCCGCCGTGCTCGACCAGCTCGACTACTACGGCGTGCTCAAGCTGCAGCAGGGCGCCGGCGCCGCCGACGTCAAGGCCGCCTACTACCGGGAGTCGCGCGCCTACCACCCGGACCGCTTCGCGGCGGTGGAGAGCGCCGAGCTGAGGGACCTGATCGGCCGCATCTACCGGCGCATCAACGAGGCCTACACGGTGCTGCGCGACGACCAGAAGCGGGTGCGCTACCTGGCCGACGTGTCGGGGCCGGACCGGGCCAGGAAGCTGCGCTTCACCGAGGCCGAGGAGTCGGCGGCGAGCGCCGACCAGAAGAAGAAGCTGGAGGAGCAGTTCGGCCAGACGCCCAACGGCCGGAAGTTCTTCGCCACCGCCATGCTGGAGGTGCAGGCGGGGCGCTGGGAGGCCGCCGAGCGGGCGCTCAAGAGCGCCCTCATGTACGAGGCCGCCAACCCCAAGTTCAAGGAGCAGCTGGCGGCGGTGCAGGGCGAGCTGGAGAGGTCCCGCGTCAAGGGCGACTACCGCATCAAGTGA